One window of the Deltaproteobacteria bacterium genome contains the following:
- a CDS encoding DUF885 domain-containing protein has product MQPRSHRVAVLLLSAALAAGTPARAAKQDGPRAQLNKLADAYQGVLRRMQTRPAVGPRASAIQLAAVKRYEAKLAGIDPGQLDAQGRITYRVLKTELAARRESLAHGMTTDLFGQLGEERFSLTAVSDGLSYIDRSTVAGWKTTLGLLKRAPFVVNGYIALQEKALAQGFAGPAPAVETMIESVGTLVTRDRSTNPFLGLEREFVKTFGGEKKVRASAELSALRAELRTVVTTQVLPSHRKLHEYLQERVLPRASELKAETRRPGYRDAYLRHLKMHLGAQHPTPEALGARGREEVAMLRRELWQTLQKVGPLVPRELQKGARSFEARMEALRADPANSFQTKEELLTAAAEAISGSRRFARGVAPLPAGELPVEKMPAAYEPFLSAAVVQRPGPGGKIGQVLMINTSDLSAWSRMDLKAFLAHEGFPGHAQAGFIAAKQKGLPKFRRKAAKTDYDEGWALYSEFLLNERKQYTPQEKVGYLVSQLWRAARLVVDTGLHTGTMTPEQATRYFMKNAFASREVAEAEIKRYITYPGQALAYYHGMLQILDLRSEVQKLLGSGYDERAFHTKFLSLGSVPLEEARRAVLAWANRRKAQLARGNR; this is encoded by the coding sequence ATGCAGCCGCGCTCGCATCGCGTCGCCGTGCTTCTGTTGTCTGCGGCCCTGGCGGCGGGGACGCCCGCGCGAGCCGCGAAGCAGGACGGTCCGCGTGCTCAGCTCAACAAGCTCGCGGACGCCTATCAGGGTGTGTTGCGACGCATGCAGACGCGACCGGCCGTTGGCCCTCGCGCCAGCGCCATCCAGCTCGCTGCCGTCAAGCGTTACGAGGCGAAGCTCGCCGGGATCGACCCCGGCCAGCTGGACGCGCAGGGGCGCATCACCTACCGGGTCCTCAAGACCGAGCTCGCGGCTCGTCGCGAGTCCCTGGCTCACGGGATGACGACGGACCTCTTCGGGCAGCTCGGCGAGGAGCGTTTCTCGCTGACCGCCGTCTCCGACGGACTCTCGTACATCGATCGCTCTACCGTTGCCGGGTGGAAGACGACCCTTGGCCTGCTCAAGCGGGCTCCCTTCGTGGTCAACGGGTACATCGCGCTGCAGGAGAAGGCGCTGGCGCAGGGCTTCGCGGGGCCGGCCCCCGCGGTGGAAACCATGATCGAGAGCGTCGGCACGCTCGTCACGCGCGACCGCAGCACAAATCCCTTCCTCGGACTCGAGCGAGAGTTCGTGAAGACCTTCGGCGGCGAGAAGAAGGTCCGGGCGAGCGCCGAGCTCTCTGCCCTTCGCGCCGAGCTGCGCACGGTGGTCACGACGCAGGTCCTGCCGAGCCATCGCAAGCTCCACGAGTATCTGCAGGAGCGCGTGCTCCCGCGGGCGTCGGAGCTGAAGGCCGAGACCCGGCGACCGGGCTATCGCGACGCCTATCTTCGCCACCTGAAGATGCACCTCGGAGCGCAGCACCCCACGCCTGAGGCGCTGGGGGCTCGCGGACGCGAGGAGGTCGCGATGCTCAGGCGCGAGCTCTGGCAGACCCTGCAGAAGGTTGGGCCCCTGGTACCGAGGGAGCTCCAGAAGGGCGCGCGCTCCTTCGAGGCGCGCATGGAGGCTCTGCGGGCGGATCCGGCCAACAGCTTTCAGACGAAGGAGGAGCTCCTGACGGCCGCGGCGGAGGCGATCAGCGGTAGCCGCCGCTTCGCGCGCGGGGTGGCGCCCCTTCCCGCGGGCGAGCTGCCCGTCGAGAAGATGCCGGCGGCCTACGAGCCGTTCCTGTCCGCGGCGGTGGTGCAGCGTCCGGGGCCGGGGGGAAAGATCGGCCAGGTGCTGATGATCAATACGAGCGATCTCAGCGCCTGGTCCAGGATGGACCTCAAGGCCTTCCTGGCGCACGAGGGATTCCCCGGCCACGCCCAGGCCGGCTTCATCGCGGCCAAGCAGAAGGGGCTTCCCAAGTTCCGCCGGAAGGCGGCGAAGACGGACTACGACGAGGGCTGGGCGCTCTACTCGGAGTTCCTGCTCAACGAGCGAAAGCAGTACACGCCGCAGGAGAAGGTCGGCTATCTGGTGAGCCAGCTCTGGCGGGCGGCCCGGCTGGTCGTGGATACGGGCCTGCACACGGGTACCATGACCCCGGAGCAGGCCACGCGGTACTTCATGAAGAACGCCTTCGCCTCGAGGGAGGTGGCCGAGGCCGAGATCAAGCGCTACATCACGTACCCTGGTCAGGCGCTGGCGTACTACCACGGCATGTTGCAGATCCTGGATCTCCGGTCGGAGGTCCAGAAGCTCCTCGGCAGCGGCTACGACGAGCGCGCCTTCCACACCAAGTTCCTGAGCCTGGGCTCGGTGCCGCTCGAGGAGGCTCGACGCGCCGTGCTCGCCTGGGCCAACCGCCGCAAGGCGCAGCTCGCCCGCGGCAACCGCTGA